The following proteins are encoded in a genomic region of Zea mays cultivar B73 chromosome 9, Zm-B73-REFERENCE-NAM-5.0, whole genome shotgun sequence:
- the LOC103638794 gene encoding G-type lectin S-receptor-like serine/threonine-protein kinase LECRK2 → MAAALCFASLTRVRPFAAVLLLMLLQQARFRALAVARTNLTAGATLTPADYISSPSGTFSFGFLALDSDPTKFLLATWFHFADGNASSQFQPQPQPQSVVWFAKQSPSGSTSNATAQSVLSITSDGQLMLTDGQQVLWTPTTDRGSVLALLDYGNLQFLSDSGNQVLWESFSYPTDTLLPGQSLSYEPTGSEGKLFARRADAEFTTGRFSMGVQSDGNVVLYVDLLEGNDPENAYWQAYTNSPDGNTTVTFDGQGRLNYTLHNGTVNSLVKPAASFAAGEYLKFARMDPDGIVRTYVSPKNGGTGNASWTVSGAFPDYGCVKRTSGLQDMCGPGSYCVSAPTPSSRDRLECTCPSGYKYTDEQHRDSGCTPGFEPQSCDGENGGSDEFTLVELLNTTWETSIYYKKLSSVTEQQCRDSCLGDCFCAAALMIGGSKCAEMAALTNGWQANGATSLTTKAFIKVRTRNPPAAAPARNRNALAYKVAAICLAVVLLVTVGVLVALHCHRRRNRESQRPFSSSVRAFSCKELHQATNGFEKLLGKGSFGEVYRGTMRSPHPHLIAVKKLITSNEYSEQEFTNEVQSIGQIHHRNLVRMIGYCKEGKHRMLVFEFMPGGSLRGFLFDPEKRPPWRWRAEAAIAIARGLEYLHYGCSAPIIHCDIKPDNILLDDRGVPRITDFGISKLLGSQQVHATVTHVRGTRGYIAPEWLRGDARVDTKADVYSFGVVLLEMICCRRCQEPVALGLPHGAEDDETQTVTLFGWAAQLVGARRTELTLHGDDADVDSADDMERVDRFARVALWCIEPNPLLRPTTHQVVQMLETSDWAQVQTLRIPDPPECYMESSPLIPQLKD, encoded by the coding sequence atggcggcggcgctctgctttgcttccctcacccgcgttcgTCCCTTCGCTGCTGTGCTACTGCTGATGCTACTGCAACAAGCTCGTTTCCGGGCGTTGGCCGTGGCGCGGACCAACCTGACAGCGGGGGCCACCTTGACGCCGGCCGACTACATCAGCAGCCCCTCCGGCACCTTCAGCTTTGGCTTCCTCGCCCTCGACTCCGACCCGACCAAGTTCCTCCTCGCCACGTGGTTTCACTTCGCCGACGGCAACGCCTCCTCCCAATTCCAGCCACAGCCGCAGCCGCAGTCCGTGGTGTGGTTTGCCAAACAGTCGCCCTCCGGGAGCACGTCCAACGCCACCGCGCAGTCGGTTCTGAGCATCACGTCCGACGGGCAGCTCATGCTCACCGACGGCCAGCAGGTGCTGTGGACGCCTACCACAGATCGTGGATCCGTGCTCGCGCTCCTCGACTACGGCAACCTCCAGTTCCTGAGCGACTCCGGCAACCAGGTGCTGTGGGAGAGCTTCTCGTACCCGACGGACACGCTCCTGCCGGGCCAGTCCCTGTCCTACGAGCCAACCGGGTCGGAAGGGAAGCTCTTCGCCAGGCGCGCGGACGCGGAGTTCACCACCGGCCGGTTCAGCATGGGCGTCCAGAGCGACGGCAACGTCGTCCTCTACGTCGATCTCCTCGAGGGCAACGACCCCGAAAACGCCTACTGGCAGGCGTACACCAACAGCCCCGACGGCAACACGACGGTCACCTTCGATGGCCAGGGCCGCCTCAACTACACCCTCCACAACGGCACGGTTAACAGCTTGGTTAAACCGGCGGCGAGCTTCGCCGCCGGCGAGTACTTGAAGTTCGCCCGGATGGACCCTGACGGCATCGTCCGTACCTACGTCAGCCCCAAGAACGGCGGCACCGGCAACGCGTCTTGGACCGTGTCCGGCGCGTTCCCCGACTACGGCTGCGTCAAGAGGACCTCCGGGTTGCAGGACATGTGCGGGCCGGGGTCGTACTGCGTGTCTGCGCCGACGCCGAGCTCAAGGGACAGGCTCGAGTGCACGTGCCCGAGTGGGTACAAGTACACCGACGAGCAGCATAGGGACAGCGGCTGCACGCCGGGGTTCGAGCCACAGAGCTGCGACGGCGAGAACGGCGGCTCCGACGAGTTCACCCTTGTGGAGCTGCTCAACACCACCTGGGAGACCTCGATATACTACAAGAAGCTGTCGTCGGTCACGGAGCAGCAGTGCCGGGACAGCTGCCTCGGCGACTGCTTCTGCGCGGCCGCACTGATGATCGGCGGATCCAAGTGCGCGGAGATGGCGGCGCTCACCAACGGTTGGCAGGCAAACGGTGCCACGAGTCTCACGACCAAGGCGTTCATCAAGGTGCGGACAAGGAATCCTCCGGCGGCCGCGCCTGCAAGGAATAGAAACGCGTTGGCCTACAAGGTTGCCGCCATCTGCTTGGCCGTCGTTTTGTTGGTCACCGTCGGCGTTCTCGTGGCACTGCATTGCCATCGCAGGAGGAACAGAGAGAGCCAGCGGCCGTTCAGCTCGAGCGTGAGGGCGTTCAGCTGCAAGGAGCTACACCAGGCCACCAACGGCTTCGAGAAACTGCTGGGCAAAGGGAGCTTCGGCGAGGTGTACAGAGGGACGATGAGGTCGCCGCACCCGCATCTCATCGCGGTGAAGAAGCTCATCACCTCGAACGAGTACAGCGAGCAGGAGTTCACCAACGAGGTGCAGTCCATCGGGCAGATCCACCACCGGAACTTGGTCCGCATGATCGGCTACTGCAAGGAAGGCAAGCACCGGATGCTCGTGTTCGAGTTCATGCCGGGAGGGTCGCTCCGCGGCTTCCTCTTCGACCCGGAGAAGCGGCCTCCGTGGCGCTGGCGCGCCGAGGCCGCGATCGCCATCGCCCGAGGGCTCGAGTACCTCCACTACGGCTGCAGCGCCCCGATCATCCACTGCGACATCAAGCCCGACAACATCCTGCTGGACGACCGTGGCGTCCCGCGGATCACCGACTTCGGGATCTCCAAGCTGCTGGGGAGCCAGCAGGTGCACGCTACGGTGACCCACGTCAGGGGCACCAGAGGGTACATCGCGCCCGAGTGGCTCCGCGGCGACGCGCGCGTGGACACCAAGGCGGACGTCTACAGCTTCGGCGTCGTGCTGCTGGAGATGATTTGCTGCCGGAGGTGCCAGGAGCCGGTGGCGCTTGGTCTGCCGCATGGTGCGGAGGACGACGAGACACAGACAGTCACCTTGTTCGGTTGGGCAGCGCAGCTCGTGGGCGCGCGGAGGACGGAGCTGACGCTGCACGGCGACGACGCTGACGTCGACAGCGCGGACGACATGGAGAGGGTGGACCGGTTCGCGCGCGTGGCGCTCTGGTGCATCGAGCCGAACCCGCTGCTGCGACCCACCACGCACCAGGTGGTGCAGATGCTCGAGACCAGTGATTGGGCTCAGGTTCAGACACTACGTATACCTGACCCTCCAGAATGTTACATGGAATCCTCGCCTTTAATTCCACAGCTCAAAGACTGA